A DNA window from Allokutzneria albata contains the following coding sequences:
- a CDS encoding glutaminyl-peptide cyclotransferase, whose amino-acid sequence MRRGSWRYGAAAAALVVVAGAVWLTEGDAPGGVAPERLRVQVLGALPHDTTAWTQGLELRDGVLYEGTGLAGQSSVRELDPATGAVRRQVPLPELFGEGVTVTGDRLWQLTWQEGVAIERDRSDLRELRRVRYPGEGWGLCLDGSRLVMSDGSSTLTLRDPATFAELGRVEVSREGVPVREINELECAGGAVWANLWKRDEIVRIDPASGAVTATVDASGLLSPQDRAGSDVLNGIAAIPGTDEFLITGKLWPKIFRVRFVPVR is encoded by the coding sequence ATGCGACGCGGAAGCTGGCGGTACGGCGCGGCCGCCGCCGCACTGGTCGTCGTGGCCGGCGCGGTGTGGCTGACCGAGGGCGACGCGCCCGGCGGAGTGGCCCCGGAACGACTGCGGGTGCAGGTCCTGGGCGCGCTCCCGCACGACACGACGGCCTGGACGCAGGGCCTTGAGCTGCGCGACGGCGTGCTCTACGAGGGCACCGGCCTCGCCGGGCAGTCCAGCGTCCGCGAGCTCGACCCCGCCACCGGCGCGGTCCGGCGCCAGGTGCCGCTGCCGGAGCTGTTCGGCGAGGGCGTGACGGTGACCGGGGACCGGTTGTGGCAGCTCACCTGGCAGGAGGGCGTCGCGATCGAGCGGGACCGCTCCGACCTGCGCGAGCTCCGCCGGGTGCGCTACCCCGGCGAGGGCTGGGGCCTGTGCCTGGACGGCTCCCGGCTGGTGATGAGCGACGGCAGTTCCACGCTCACCCTGCGCGATCCCGCGACGTTCGCCGAGCTGGGCCGGGTGGAGGTGAGCCGGGAGGGGGTGCCGGTCCGGGAGATCAACGAGCTGGAGTGCGCGGGCGGCGCGGTCTGGGCGAACCTCTGGAAACGGGACGAGATCGTGCGGATCGACCCGGCCAGCGGGGCGGTGACCGCTACCGTGGACGCGTCCGGCCTGCTCAGCCCGCAGGACAGGGCGGGAAGCGACGTCCTCAACGGCATCGCCGCCATACCGGGGACCGATGAGTTCCTGATCACCGGGAAGCTCTGGCCGAAGATCTTCCGGGTCCGCTTCGTGCCGGTGCGATAA
- a CDS encoding sacsin N-terminal ATP-binding-like domain-containing protein, with product MNTADPFGTGALRQAVLDAWRASPTRFREDANAEEDLRYGGYRDRLLVELAQNAADAAGGGGRLRLSVVDGELRAANTGEPLTAQGVAALASLRASPKRDANRVGRFGVGFSAVLAVTDEPRVVSTTGGIAFSADRTRSAGADLPTVAEALAERGGAVPVLRLVWPVGADEPAVPDGFATEVRLPLRADIDPDEVIKGFATEAEDLLLALPGLAEVEVDGRTWRREDLPDGNLRVHGDSGSTTWHVHRRDGRLGEDDLHGLGAEARLRPEWTVCWAVQLDAAGAPKPLAQDVLHTPTPTDERMSLPARLLATLPVEPSRRRLMAGPATDRVLAAAAECYPDLLLTLPVEHRTALVPLPGFPLSDADGTLRESVLAALRSVPWLTSVADEEIAPSRARVLDRPSAELAELLTDVLPNLLPAEFAHTSHAKALQALGVPRVRLAELVEAVTGLDRAPDWWKRLYEAVFPLLEADPKASEELAALPVPLIDGRNAIGPRGTLVLDTDLSTVDALGLRLVHPDAAHPLLERLGAGRAGADELLDAPELRASVERSVADAEAGLDLDVDALADAVLRLVERAGPRDWLGALALRDSDGEIHRADELLLPSSPLLDIFEEDAPLGVLAADLAEKWPAETLRAVGVLDGFTVLVDPAPTGPDHRLADEAAWWEEIDGDANPPTELRAVRDLDLVADDAWPAALRLLAADPDTWRALTQPGGYTGWWLTRYALLDGLPPTHWRLPEADDLAGLYEVVPAEELSEELLVLLGVRSGLSVDDAFDAEDLLARLGDSDRLVRDGTMLRAHSVLAGAVAEGVVEPSDVDVPEFVRALTGEVVSTEYAVVLDGPWLLPVLDAGTLVGGGTPEVLADLLDLPLASDYAQASVVSTGVEQPWADLDGVVEACDLIGVPFPDGEVVLHDRLVVRVRDEEHEAEWWCDDSGLLHVTDSPTGLGRALAHVLGCWAQRHQLAALLASPTATTHLA from the coding sequence GTGAACACCGCGGATCCCTTCGGCACCGGAGCGCTCCGGCAGGCGGTGCTGGACGCCTGGCGCGCGTCGCCGACCCGCTTCCGCGAGGACGCCAACGCCGAGGAGGACCTGCGCTACGGCGGCTACCGGGACCGCCTGCTCGTCGAGCTGGCGCAGAACGCCGCGGACGCGGCGGGCGGCGGCGGACGGCTTCGGCTGTCCGTCGTGGACGGAGAGTTGCGCGCGGCGAACACCGGCGAACCGCTGACCGCTCAAGGTGTCGCGGCGCTGGCCTCGCTGCGCGCCTCGCCCAAGCGCGACGCCAACCGGGTCGGCCGGTTCGGCGTCGGCTTCTCCGCGGTGCTCGCCGTGACCGACGAGCCCAGGGTGGTCTCGACCACCGGAGGTATCGCGTTCTCCGCCGACCGCACGCGTTCGGCGGGTGCCGACCTGCCGACCGTGGCCGAGGCGCTGGCCGAGCGCGGGGGCGCGGTGCCGGTGCTGCGCCTGGTGTGGCCGGTCGGCGCGGATGAGCCCGCGGTGCCCGATGGCTTCGCCACCGAGGTCCGGCTGCCGTTGCGCGCCGACATCGACCCCGACGAGGTGATCAAGGGCTTCGCCACCGAGGCGGAGGACCTGCTGCTGGCGCTGCCCGGCCTGGCCGAGGTGGAGGTCGACGGCCGGACCTGGCGCCGCGAGGACCTGCCGGACGGCAACCTCCGCGTGCACGGGGACTCCGGCAGCACGACCTGGCACGTGCACCGCAGGGACGGCAGGCTCGGTGAGGACGACCTGCACGGGCTGGGTGCCGAGGCCCGGCTCCGTCCTGAGTGGACGGTCTGCTGGGCGGTGCAGCTGGACGCGGCCGGCGCGCCGAAGCCGCTGGCCCAGGACGTCCTGCACACGCCGACGCCGACCGATGAGCGGATGTCGTTGCCCGCGCGGTTGCTGGCGACGCTGCCGGTCGAGCCGTCGCGGCGCAGGCTGATGGCGGGTCCCGCGACCGATCGGGTGCTCGCCGCGGCCGCGGAGTGCTACCCGGACCTGCTGCTGACCCTGCCGGTCGAGCACCGCACCGCGCTGGTGCCGCTTCCCGGCTTCCCGCTGTCCGATGCGGACGGAACGCTGCGCGAGTCCGTGCTCGCCGCGTTGCGGTCGGTGCCCTGGCTGACCTCGGTCGCCGACGAGGAGATCGCGCCTTCGCGAGCACGCGTGCTGGACCGGCCCTCCGCCGAACTGGCCGAACTGCTCACCGACGTGCTGCCGAACCTGCTCCCTGCGGAGTTCGCCCACACCTCGCACGCCAAGGCGTTGCAGGCCCTGGGGGTGCCGCGGGTCCGGCTCGCCGAGCTGGTCGAGGCGGTCACCGGGCTCGACCGCGCGCCGGACTGGTGGAAACGGCTTTACGAAGCGGTTTTCCCGCTGTTGGAGGCTGATCCGAAGGCGAGCGAGGAACTGGCCGCGCTGCCGGTTCCGCTCATCGACGGGCGCAACGCGATCGGTCCCCGCGGCACCCTCGTCCTGGACACCGATCTGTCCACTGTGGACGCATTGGGGCTGCGGCTGGTGCACCCGGACGCGGCGCACCCGCTGCTGGAGCGCCTGGGCGCGGGGCGGGCCGGGGCGGACGAACTGCTCGACGCGCCGGAACTGCGCGCGTCCGTCGAGCGCAGCGTGGCCGATGCGGAGGCCGGGCTCGACCTCGATGTGGACGCGCTGGCCGATGCCGTGCTGCGACTGGTCGAACGGGCCGGACCGCGTGACTGGCTGGGCGCGCTCGCGCTGCGCGACTCCGACGGCGAGATCCACCGCGCCGATGAGCTGCTGCTGCCCAGCTCCCCGCTGCTGGACATCTTCGAGGAGGACGCGCCGCTCGGCGTGCTCGCCGCGGACCTGGCCGAGAAGTGGCCTGCCGAGACGCTGCGCGCGGTGGGCGTGCTCGACGGGTTCACCGTGCTCGTCGACCCGGCCCCGACCGGACCCGACCACCGCCTGGCCGATGAGGCGGCCTGGTGGGAGGAGATCGACGGCGACGCGAACCCGCCGACCGAGCTGCGCGCGGTCCGCGACCTCGACCTGGTCGCCGACGACGCGTGGCCCGCGGCGCTGCGGCTGCTCGCGGCCGACCCGGACACCTGGCGGGCGCTGACGCAGCCCGGCGGCTACACCGGCTGGTGGCTGACCCGGTACGCGCTGCTCGACGGGCTGCCGCCGACCCACTGGCGCCTGCCGGAGGCCGACGACCTGGCCGGGCTCTACGAGGTGGTGCCCGCCGAGGAGCTGTCCGAGGAGCTGCTGGTGCTGCTCGGCGTCCGCTCCGGCCTCTCGGTCGACGACGCCTTCGACGCCGAAGATCTCCTTGCGCGACTTGGGGACTCGGATCGGTTGGTGCGTGACGGCACGATGCTGCGGGCGCACTCGGTGCTCGCAGGCGCCGTGGCAGAAGGAGTCGTCGAACCGTCCGATGTGGACGTTCCCGAGTTCGTCAGGGCGCTCACCGGCGAGGTCGTGTCCACGGAGTACGCGGTCGTGCTCGACGGCCCGTGGCTGCTGCCCGTGCTGGACGCGGGCACCCTCGTCGGCGGTGGCACGCCCGAGGTGCTGGCCGACCTGCTCGACCTGCCACTGGCTTCGGACTACGCGCAGGCTTCGGTGGTCAGCACCGGCGTCGAGCAGCCCTGGGCCGACCTGGACGGTGTCGTGGAGGCGTGCGACCTCATCGGCGTCCCGTTCCCGGACGGCGAGGTCGTCCTGCACGACCGGCTCGTGGTGCGCGTGCGCGATGAGGAGCACGAGGCCGAGTGGTGGTGCGACGACTCAGGTCTGTTGCACGTCACGGACTCTCCGACGGGCCTTGGCCGCGCCCTGGCCCACGTGCTCGGCTGCTGGGCGCAACGACACCAGCTCGCCGCGCTCCTCGCGTCGCCCACCGCGACGACCCACCTGGCGTAG
- a CDS encoding DUF3027 domain-containing protein, translating to MTPTSSPASHHSADTDDAAATRPAEVLVEARELARNAAIEEAGGEVGGHVGVEAEDDVTATHLFEAAHPGYGGWRWAVTVAVAGPGEPVTVSEVVLLPGPSSLVAPDWVPWNQRVRAGDLGPGDLLPTAPDDPRLAPGYVLSDDPGEQEVAYEIGLGRPRVLSREGRLDAADRWHRGAFGPSSEMAKAAPGNCGNCGFFLQLQGSLKAAFGVCANELAPADGRVVHVEYGCGAHSEAEVDTSSIVPISEVVYDDSVLEIDHTPRGGELPSTEPAAPESASESEPAPDAEPETGPGAEAVAEPDSQPESGAEPQPEAEAPPVTES from the coding sequence GTGACGCCCACCTCCTCTCCTGCCAGCCACCATTCGGCGGACACTGACGACGCGGCGGCCACGCGACCGGCCGAGGTCCTGGTCGAAGCGCGCGAACTGGCCAGGAACGCGGCCATCGAGGAGGCCGGTGGCGAGGTCGGCGGGCACGTCGGCGTCGAGGCGGAGGACGACGTCACCGCCACTCACCTGTTCGAGGCGGCGCACCCCGGCTACGGCGGCTGGCGCTGGGCGGTGACCGTGGCGGTCGCGGGCCCCGGCGAGCCGGTCACCGTCAGCGAGGTCGTGCTGCTGCCCGGTCCGTCGTCCCTCGTCGCGCCCGACTGGGTGCCGTGGAACCAGCGCGTGCGCGCAGGCGACCTCGGCCCCGGCGACCTGCTGCCGACCGCGCCCGACGACCCGCGCCTGGCTCCCGGCTACGTGCTCAGCGACGACCCCGGTGAGCAGGAGGTCGCCTACGAGATCGGTCTCGGCCGCCCGCGAGTGCTCTCCCGAGAGGGCCGCCTCGACGCCGCCGACCGCTGGCACCGCGGCGCGTTCGGCCCGTCGAGCGAGATGGCCAAGGCCGCCCCGGGCAACTGCGGCAACTGCGGCTTCTTCCTCCAGCTCCAGGGCTCGCTGAAGGCCGCGTTCGGGGTCTGCGCCAACGAGCTGGCCCCGGCGGACGGGCGCGTCGTGCACGTCGAGTACGGCTGCGGCGCGCACTCCGAGGCCGAGGTCGACACCAGCTCGATCGTGCCGATCTCCGAGGTGGTCTACGACGACTCCGTCCTGGAGATCGACCACACGCCGCGCGGCGGTGAGCTGCCCTCGACCGAGCCCGCGGCGCCGGAGTCCGCGTCGGAGTCAGAGCCCGCGCCGGACGCCGAGCCCGAAACCGGACCTGGGGCGGAAGCCGTGGCCGAGCCCGACTCCCAGCCCGAGTCCGGGGCGGAACCGCAGCCCGAGGCCGAGGCTCCGCCAGTCACCGAGTCATGA
- a CDS encoding ATP-binding protein codes for MSEVGMFVNRVDELAALERWWRTGRQVAVVWGRRRVGKTALLHHFADGLRSVFHTGAGRSARAELVQLARQVATTQPHQLRDLTARPYSDWDDALDDLALRAVDEPLLVVLDEFPELVKGSPELPGVIRAFLDRAADRTKLRLLLCGSAVRHMEMLQEERAPLYGRFDISLQVHPFRPHEAALLLPGLAAADRALVYGLLGGVPLYLSWWDSSVDVAENLLRLVARPGAPLLTEGQLVLATEAESGDHPSAVLHAIASGATRYGQIKDALAAEPARTIERLIQLRLVEKRVPVTEQGRTKKVAYRVSDNFLAFYLGVLSRFRSEIEGGLGESILPVLIDCLDDFMGERWEEMFRAHLRRLAVAGEIAPEVVAVGQWWKDASDVEIDALVLAGRGRKVVMAGEAKWARSPDAGRVLRSLHTKASAVPGVDPEQIRYALAARERPRSASGEALVVTADDILG; via the coding sequence GTGAGTGAGGTCGGGATGTTCGTCAACCGCGTCGACGAGCTCGCCGCTTTGGAACGGTGGTGGCGGACCGGGCGCCAGGTGGCGGTGGTCTGGGGGCGTCGGCGGGTCGGCAAGACCGCGCTGCTGCACCACTTCGCCGATGGTCTGCGCAGCGTGTTTCACACCGGTGCCGGTCGCTCGGCAAGGGCGGAGCTCGTCCAGCTCGCCCGCCAGGTGGCCACGACGCAGCCGCACCAGCTGCGCGATCTGACCGCGCGTCCCTACAGCGACTGGGACGACGCCCTCGACGATCTCGCGCTGCGAGCCGTCGACGAGCCGCTGCTGGTGGTGCTCGACGAGTTTCCCGAGCTGGTCAAGGGATCGCCGGAGTTGCCAGGGGTGATCAGGGCGTTCCTCGACCGGGCGGCGGACCGGACCAAGCTCCGGCTGTTGCTGTGCGGCTCGGCCGTGCGCCACATGGAAATGCTGCAGGAGGAGCGCGCTCCGCTCTACGGCCGTTTCGACATCTCGCTGCAGGTGCACCCGTTCCGCCCGCACGAGGCGGCGCTGCTGCTGCCGGGGCTGGCCGCGGCCGACCGCGCGCTCGTGTACGGGCTGCTCGGTGGTGTTCCGCTCTACCTGTCCTGGTGGGACTCGTCGGTCGATGTTGCCGAGAACCTGCTTCGGCTGGTCGCGCGGCCCGGCGCTCCGCTGCTCACCGAGGGGCAGCTCGTCCTGGCGACCGAGGCGGAAAGCGGCGATCACCCGTCGGCCGTGCTGCACGCGATCGCTTCCGGGGCCACCAGGTACGGGCAGATCAAGGACGCCCTGGCGGCCGAACCCGCGCGGACCATCGAACGGCTGATCCAGCTGCGCCTCGTCGAGAAGCGGGTGCCGGTCACCGAACAGGGGCGGACGAAGAAGGTCGCCTACCGGGTGTCGGACAACTTCCTGGCCTTCTACCTCGGGGTCCTGTCCCGGTTCCGCAGCGAGATCGAGGGCGGCCTCGGCGAGAGCATCCTGCCGGTGCTGATCGACTGCCTGGACGACTTCATGGGCGAGCGCTGGGAGGAGATGTTCCGGGCCCACCTGCGCCGTCTTGCCGTGGCGGGGGAGATCGCTCCGGAGGTCGTCGCGGTCGGGCAGTGGTGGAAGGACGCCTCCGACGTGGAGATCGACGCCCTGGTGCTGGCCGGGCGTGGCCGGAAGGTGGTCATGGCGGGCGAGGCGAAGTGGGCGAGGTCCCCCGACGCCGGGCGAGTGCTCCGGTCCTTGCACACCAAGGCATCCGCTGTTCCCGGCGTTGATCCGGAGCAGATCCGGTACGCGCTCGCGGCGCGGGAGCGGCCTCGGTCGGCCTCAGGCGAGGCGCTCGTCGTCACGGCCGACGACATCCTCGGTTGA
- a CDS encoding esterase/lipase family protein, whose protein sequence is MGINKLWRLLPCAAVIATFSLPAEAVPQPPPPGPVLHTPASALNTALSCGGDVDDSGTARPVLLVHGTGLSAAETWDWGYRRALGSLNRPVCVLDLPGKAMDDMQDAAEYVVHAIRTIAARSGNKVSVVSYDQGGVLALWALRFWPDIRSTVDDYVGLGVPYRGSRAAAEHCVRNPLCQPAVRQLHPESQLIRNVNLGQLPPGPSYTSIHTLFDELVTPQPTASLLPEATNIATQVFCPLRHTGHLTLLADAVAYALTVDALEHSGPADPRRISPFLCAERALPGADLVAMATSLPLLRPNELFDVVGGQATETEPPLRCYVGGTCAPSAR, encoded by the coding sequence GTGGGGATCAACAAGCTCTGGCGGCTCCTGCCCTGTGCTGCGGTGATCGCGACGTTCTCGCTCCCGGCCGAGGCGGTCCCGCAGCCCCCGCCCCCCGGTCCCGTCCTGCACACCCCGGCGTCGGCGCTGAACACCGCGCTGTCCTGCGGCGGTGACGTCGACGACTCCGGGACCGCGAGGCCGGTGCTGCTGGTGCACGGCACCGGGTTGAGCGCCGCGGAGACCTGGGACTGGGGCTACCGCCGCGCCCTGGGCTCGCTGAACCGGCCGGTCTGCGTGCTGGACCTGCCCGGCAAGGCCATGGACGACATGCAGGACGCCGCCGAGTACGTCGTGCACGCGATCCGCACGATCGCCGCGCGCAGCGGCAACAAGGTGTCCGTTGTCAGCTACGACCAGGGCGGAGTGCTCGCGCTGTGGGCGCTGCGGTTCTGGCCGGACATCCGGTCCACTGTGGACGACTACGTCGGGCTGGGCGTGCCGTACCGGGGCTCGCGCGCGGCGGCGGAACACTGCGTCCGCAACCCGCTCTGCCAGCCCGCGGTGCGCCAGCTCCACCCAGAGTCGCAGCTGATCCGCAACGTCAACCTCGGCCAGCTCCCGCCGGGGCCGTCCTACACCTCGATCCACACGCTCTTCGACGAGCTGGTGACGCCCCAGCCGACCGCGAGCCTGCTGCCGGAGGCGACCAACATCGCCACGCAGGTGTTCTGCCCGTTGCGGCACACCGGTCACCTCACGCTGCTGGCCGACGCGGTCGCCTACGCGCTGACGGTCGACGCGCTGGAGCACTCCGGGCCCGCCGACCCGCGCCGGATCTCGCCCTTCCTCTGCGCCGAACGGGCGTTGCCCGGTGCCGATCTGGTGGCGATGGCGACCAGCCTGCCGCTGCTGCGGCCGAACGAGCTGTTCGACGTCGTCGGTGGCCAGGCGACCGAAACCGAGCCGCCGCTGCGTTGCTACGTCGGAGGGACCTGCGCTCCGTCCGCGAGATAG
- a CDS encoding MFS transporter gives MPTDEKPRGGMFSSLRTRNYRLYASGQVVSLIGVWMQRVAQDWLVLQLSNGSPVALGIAVALQFAPTLVLSLWAGVLADRLDKRRFLIVLQAALGLCGLTLGLLDVTGVVRLWHVYLLCLILGMFAAVETPVRQSFAVEMVGKAQVTNAVALNSMTFNIARILGPAIAGVMINWIGTGWVFLVNGASFAGVITGLALMNPAELFRSKPVPRGRGQLREGLRYVRQRADLVVVMVLAFGVSTFGLNFHSTLAVISRNEFHGDASLYGTLSMVLAVGTLSGAVMAARRSGKGRPRQRLLIGGAMAFGVLEIITGFMPDPWSMGALLVLTGAAALTFTTVSNAIVQLSVAPEMRGRVMGLYMLVFLGGNPVGSPLMGWVAEHWGPRSPVWLGGTISLLFALVCGIVLIRRGGVRLPVRRLVRLRVLTRK, from the coding sequence TTGCCCACGGACGAGAAGCCGCGCGGCGGGATGTTCTCCTCGCTGCGGACGCGCAACTACCGGCTCTACGCCTCCGGCCAGGTCGTCTCCCTCATCGGCGTGTGGATGCAGCGCGTCGCCCAGGACTGGCTGGTGCTCCAGCTCTCCAACGGCAGCCCGGTCGCACTGGGCATCGCGGTCGCGCTCCAGTTCGCGCCGACGCTGGTGCTGTCGTTGTGGGCGGGCGTGCTCGCCGACCGGCTGGACAAGCGCAGGTTCCTCATCGTGCTCCAGGCGGCGCTGGGCCTGTGCGGGCTGACCCTCGGCCTGCTGGACGTGACCGGCGTCGTGCGGCTCTGGCACGTCTACCTGCTCTGCCTGATCCTGGGCATGTTCGCCGCGGTGGAGACACCGGTGCGGCAGTCCTTCGCGGTGGAGATGGTGGGCAAGGCCCAGGTCACCAACGCCGTCGCGCTGAACTCGATGACCTTCAACATCGCCCGCATCCTCGGCCCGGCGATCGCCGGCGTGATGATCAACTGGATTGGCACCGGCTGGGTGTTCCTGGTCAACGGCGCCAGCTTCGCGGGCGTGATCACCGGCCTCGCGCTGATGAACCCCGCGGAGCTGTTCCGCTCCAAGCCGGTCCCGCGCGGCCGCGGCCAGCTCCGCGAGGGCCTGCGCTACGTGCGGCAGCGCGCCGACCTGGTCGTGGTGATGGTGCTGGCGTTCGGGGTGAGCACCTTCGGCCTGAACTTCCACTCCACCCTGGCGGTCATCTCGCGCAACGAGTTCCACGGCGACGCTTCTCTCTACGGCACGCTGTCCATGGTGCTCGCGGTCGGCACGCTCTCCGGAGCGGTCATGGCGGCGCGGCGCAGCGGCAAGGGGCGCCCCCGGCAGCGGCTGCTGATCGGCGGCGCGATGGCCTTCGGGGTCCTGGAGATCATCACCGGCTTCATGCCCGATCCGTGGTCGATGGGGGCGCTGCTGGTGCTCACCGGCGCGGCGGCGCTGACCTTCACCACGGTGTCCAACGCGATCGTGCAGCTCTCGGTCGCCCCGGAGATGCGGGGCCGGGTGATGGGCCTGTACATGCTCGTGTTCCTGGGCGGGAACCCGGTCGGCAGTCCGCTGATGGGCTGGGTCGCCGAGCACTGGGGACCGCGCTCGCCGGTCTGGCTCGGTGGGACCATCTCGCTGCTGTTCGCGCTGGTCTGCGGCATCGTGCTGATCCGGCGCGGCGGGGTCAGGCTGCCGGTGCGGCGCCTGGTCCGGCTCCGGGTCCTCACCCGGAAGTGA
- a CDS encoding DUF2530 domain-containing protein, with the protein MAEKSERGQVTSAESPAPPPLPRALADPVPLIATGTALWFVAFAVLLVLRTAFDTGDWVWVWTTLSGGLLGLIGWSIIMWQRRAARRGSRTAQHGDGL; encoded by the coding sequence GTGGCGGAGAAGAGCGAACGCGGCCAGGTTACGAGTGCGGAAAGTCCCGCGCCCCCGCCGCTGCCCCGTGCCCTCGCCGACCCGGTCCCGCTGATCGCGACGGGCACCGCGCTGTGGTTCGTGGCCTTCGCGGTGCTGCTGGTGCTGCGCACGGCCTTCGACACCGGTGACTGGGTCTGGGTGTGGACCACGCTCAGCGGTGGCCTGCTCGGCCTCATCGGCTGGTCGATCATCATGTGGCAGCGCCGCGCGGCCCGCCGGGGTTCCCGAACCGCCCAGCACGGCGACGGCCTCTGA
- a CDS encoding NCS2 family permease produces MGAGRLDRYFKITERGSTVGREVRGGLVTFVTMAYIVVLNPLIMGSFAADDAGAKRDVLGNILPVPQVAAVTALVAGVMTILFGLIANYPFAIATGLGINSLVAVTLAPQMTWPEAMGLVVVNGVVVLVLVATGFRTAVFNSVPPELKAAIAVGIGLFICLIGFVDAGFVRRLPDDAKTTVPVGLGINGSIASWPTFVFVFGLLLTGVLVARRVRGAILIGVLGSTVLAMVVEAVFKAGPSKGTDPKGWSLGYPGLPEQVFGLPDLSLVGDVSFGAWWRLPAITVALLVFTLVLTDFFDTIGTMTGLAKEADLLDRDGQLPGTGKALFIDGASAVAGGLASSSSNTVYIESAAGIAEGARTGLANVVTGLLFLAAMFFTPLYQVIPVEAAAPALVIVGALMVSQVREIDFSDFTVALPAFLTIVVMPFTYSIANGIGAGFISYVLLQAVTGKARRVHPLMWVVSVAFIAYFAVGPLRQALGI; encoded by the coding sequence ATGGGCGCAGGCAGGCTGGACCGCTACTTCAAGATCACCGAGCGCGGGTCCACCGTGGGCCGGGAGGTCCGCGGCGGGCTGGTCACGTTCGTCACGATGGCCTACATCGTGGTGCTGAACCCGCTGATCATGGGCAGCTTCGCGGCGGACGACGCGGGCGCCAAGCGGGACGTGCTGGGCAACATCCTCCCGGTGCCGCAGGTCGCCGCGGTGACCGCGCTGGTCGCCGGTGTGATGACCATCCTCTTCGGACTGATCGCGAACTACCCGTTCGCCATCGCCACCGGGCTCGGCATCAACAGCCTGGTCGCGGTCACCCTGGCCCCGCAGATGACCTGGCCGGAGGCGATGGGCCTGGTCGTGGTCAACGGCGTCGTGGTGCTGGTGCTGGTCGCGACGGGCTTCCGCACCGCGGTGTTCAACTCCGTGCCGCCGGAGCTCAAGGCCGCCATCGCGGTCGGCATCGGCCTGTTCATCTGCCTGATCGGCTTCGTCGACGCCGGGTTCGTCCGGCGCCTGCCCGACGACGCCAAGACCACCGTGCCGGTGGGGCTGGGCATCAACGGGTCCATCGCGTCCTGGCCGACCTTCGTCTTCGTGTTCGGGCTGCTGCTCACCGGGGTCCTCGTGGCGCGCCGGGTGCGCGGCGCGATCCTGATCGGCGTGCTCGGCAGCACCGTGCTGGCGATGGTGGTCGAGGCGGTCTTCAAGGCCGGGCCGTCCAAGGGCACCGACCCGAAGGGCTGGAGCCTGGGCTACCCGGGCCTGCCCGAGCAGGTCTTCGGCCTGCCGGACCTGTCCCTGGTCGGCGACGTCTCCTTCGGCGCGTGGTGGAGGCTGCCCGCGATCACCGTGGCGCTGCTGGTGTTCACCCTGGTGCTGACCGACTTCTTCGACACCATCGGCACGATGACCGGGCTGGCGAAGGAGGCGGACCTGCTCGACAGGGACGGCCAGCTGCCGGGCACCGGCAAGGCGCTGTTCATCGACGGCGCGAGCGCGGTCGCGGGCGGCCTGGCCTCCTCCTCGTCGAACACCGTCTACATCGAGTCCGCCGCGGGCATCGCCGAGGGCGCGCGCACGGGCCTGGCGAACGTGGTCACCGGCCTGCTCTTCCTGGCCGCCATGTTCTTCACCCCGCTTTACCAGGTCATCCCGGTCGAGGCCGCCGCGCCCGCGCTGGTGATCGTCGGCGCGCTGATGGTCAGCCAGGTGCGGGAGATCGACTTCTCCGACTTCACCGTCGCGCTGCCCGCGTTCCTGACCATCGTGGTCATGCCGTTCACCTACTCCATCGCCAACGGCATCGGCGCCGGGTTCATCAGCTACGTGCTGCTGCAGGCGGTGACCGGCAAGGCGCGCAGGGTGCACCCGCTGATGTGGGTGGTCTCGGTCGCGTTCATCGCCTACTTCGCGGTGGGCCCGCTGCGCCAGGCACTGGGGATCTAG
- a CDS encoding MarR family winged helix-turn-helix transcriptional regulator, with translation MSESEPGEPNLASRLRLSVVRLNRRLRAQRSDSSVSLTQLSALSSLHKGGPLTPGELAAREGVQPPSMTRVIAALEEHGYATRSPHPTDGRQAIVDLTEAGRTFIKAEVCARERWLDKRLAELDESEREVLSRAAEIIDRMAGQ, from the coding sequence ATGTCGGAGTCCGAACCGGGCGAGCCCAACCTGGCCAGCCGTCTGAGGCTGTCCGTCGTCCGGCTCAACCGCAGGCTCCGCGCCCAGCGCAGCGACTCCTCGGTCTCGCTGACCCAGCTCTCCGCGTTGTCCAGCCTGCACAAGGGCGGGCCGTTGACCCCGGGAGAGCTCGCGGCCCGGGAGGGCGTGCAGCCCCCCTCCATGACCAGGGTGATCGCCGCGCTGGAGGAACACGGGTACGCGACGCGGTCGCCGCACCCCACCGACGGCAGGCAGGCGATCGTCGACCTGACCGAGGCCGGCCGGACCTTCATCAAGGCCGAGGTCTGCGCGCGGGAGCGGTGGCTGGACAAGCGGCTCGCGGAACTGGACGAGTCCGAACGGGAGGTCCTCTCCCGCGCGGCCGAGATCATCGACAGAATGGCGGGGCAGTAA